In one Bradyrhizobium cosmicum genomic region, the following are encoded:
- a CDS encoding GntR family transcriptional regulator produces MARRPAKAGGSIARGGGVALGEVVFRSLCEALQAGSYRAGDRLREEEVAQRLKVSRTPVREALGRLAARGFVEPAGGRGVIVRNLDISEVLELYAMREIMEGASARLAAEHASATEIDAFRDIEQAFVEASETDAAEMARLNRVFHEAICRAARNRYLDNASRELQDWIALLGPTTFTVTGRPSTSHGEHEAIIEAIAARDGDKAEQLARAHIREALRCRLKLLQKQ; encoded by the coding sequence ATGGCCAGACGCCCGGCAAAGGCAGGCGGATCAATCGCACGTGGCGGCGGCGTGGCGCTGGGAGAAGTGGTGTTCCGCTCGCTCTGCGAAGCGCTTCAGGCCGGCAGCTACCGCGCCGGCGACCGCCTGCGCGAGGAAGAGGTCGCGCAGCGGCTGAAGGTCAGCCGCACGCCGGTTCGAGAAGCCTTGGGCCGGCTCGCGGCCCGCGGCTTCGTTGAGCCCGCCGGTGGCCGCGGGGTGATCGTGCGCAACCTCGATATTTCCGAGGTGCTCGAGCTTTACGCCATGCGCGAGATCATGGAGGGCGCCTCCGCGCGCCTCGCCGCCGAACACGCCTCGGCGACGGAGATCGACGCGTTCAGGGATATCGAGCAGGCTTTTGTCGAGGCCTCCGAGACCGATGCGGCCGAGATGGCGAGGCTCAACCGCGTCTTCCACGAGGCCATCTGCCGCGCGGCGCGCAACCGCTATCTGGATAACGCCTCTCGCGAATTGCAGGACTGGATCGCCCTGCTCGGCCCTACCACCTTCACCGTGACGGGACGCCCCTCGACAAGCCACGGCGAGCATGAGGCCATCATCGAGGCCATTGCAGCGCGCGATGGCGACAAGGCCGAACAGCTCGCGCGCGCGCATATTCGCGAAGCGCTGCGCTGCCGGCTGAAGCTGCTGCAGAAGCAGTAG
- a CDS encoding IclR family transcriptional regulator produces MPSPGVAAVDRALTILAAFEDAPEPMTLAELARRTKMYKSTLLRLMTSLQEFGYLVQLADGRYHLGPTPFRLGAIYQRSNSLHDRVMPLLRQLVADGTESPSYHVRHDSRRRLCVFRVDSQHSTLDRVEAGALLPLDRGAAGRVILAFDGEKGDAYDEIREGCIAVSFGERDPDCAGLACPVFGPGGKCVGALSLSGPKPRFTGDTIKTMTSLLLKAAIRLTRALGGPTDLLDAALAASVDDARPARRARR; encoded by the coding sequence ATGCCTTCGCCCGGTGTCGCCGCCGTCGACCGTGCCTTGACCATCCTCGCGGCCTTCGAGGATGCGCCGGAGCCGATGACGCTGGCCGAGCTCGCGCGTCGCACCAAGATGTACAAGAGCACGCTGCTGCGGCTGATGACCTCGCTCCAGGAGTTCGGCTATCTCGTTCAGCTCGCCGACGGCCGTTACCATCTCGGCCCGACGCCGTTCCGGCTCGGCGCGATCTACCAACGCAGCAACAGTCTGCATGATCGCGTCATGCCGCTGCTGCGCCAGCTCGTGGCCGACGGGACCGAAAGCCCGTCGTACCATGTGCGGCACGATTCCAGGCGCAGGCTGTGTGTCTTTCGCGTCGATTCCCAGCATTCGACGCTCGACCGGGTCGAGGCGGGCGCTCTGCTGCCACTCGACCGGGGAGCGGCCGGCCGGGTCATTCTGGCCTTCGACGGCGAAAAGGGCGACGCCTATGACGAGATCCGCGAGGGGTGCATTGCCGTGTCGTTCGGTGAGCGCGATCCGGATTGCGCCGGGCTGGCCTGTCCGGTGTTCGGTCCCGGCGGAAAATGCGTTGGGGCGTTGTCGCTCTCGGGCCCGAAGCCGCGCTTCACGGGGGATACCATCAAGACGATGACATCGCTGCTGCTGAAGGCCGCCATCCGCCTGACGCGTGCGCTGGGCGGGCCGACCGACCTGCTCGACGCTGCCCTCGCAGCCTCGGTCGATGATGCGCGTCCTGCGCGGCGGGCGCGGCGATAA
- a CDS encoding NAD(P)-dependent oxidoreductase encodes MSGVIGFIGLGVMGEPICRNLLRKSGRAMVAFDLAAEPLARIVADGATAAKSVEDLVGGSETIFLCLPSAKHVMSVFSGILPAIRSGQTVIDLGTSDVGLTRSFAKQLADKGALWIDAPIARTRQAAQDGTLSVMVGATPEQFSKVEPLIRHFATDVTLCGGTGAGQVTKILNNMVLFETVNALAEAVAIAKHSGVEPKLLLETLSKGSADSFALRNHGLKAIVAQEFPLRAFSTEYAMKDLSYALELGAQAGLNLRGATLMREIFEETIDKGMGDAYFPIIAKLIDPSGFPD; translated from the coding sequence ATGTCTGGTGTGATCGGGTTCATCGGTCTCGGCGTCATGGGCGAGCCGATCTGCCGCAATCTGTTGCGCAAGAGCGGACGGGCGATGGTTGCGTTCGACCTCGCCGCGGAGCCCTTGGCGCGGATCGTGGCCGATGGTGCGACAGCGGCGAAGTCGGTCGAAGATCTGGTCGGCGGCAGCGAAACAATCTTTCTTTGCCTACCCAGCGCCAAACACGTGATGTCGGTATTCTCCGGCATCCTGCCGGCGATCAGGAGCGGCCAGACCGTGATCGATCTCGGCACCTCCGACGTCGGCCTGACGCGGTCCTTCGCCAAGCAGCTCGCGGACAAGGGCGCGCTCTGGATCGATGCGCCGATCGCGCGCACCCGTCAGGCAGCGCAGGACGGCACGCTTAGCGTCATGGTCGGCGCGACACCCGAGCAATTTTCGAAGGTCGAGCCGCTGATCCGGCATTTCGCCACCGACGTCACTCTTTGCGGCGGCACCGGGGCGGGGCAGGTGACGAAGATCCTCAACAACATGGTGCTGTTCGAGACGGTGAACGCGCTGGCCGAGGCCGTCGCGATCGCCAAGCACAGCGGCGTCGAGCCGAAGCTGTTGCTGGAGACGCTGTCCAAGGGCTCGGCGGACAGTTTTGCACTCCGCAACCACGGCTTGAAGGCGATCGTCGCTCAGGAGTTTCCGCTGCGCGCCTTCTCGACCGAATACGCGATGAAGGATCTGTCCTACGCACTGGAGCTGGGTGCCCAAGCCGGGCTGAATTTGCGCGGCGCAACGCTGATGCGCGAGATCTTCGAGGAGACGATCGACAAGGGCATGGGCGATGCGTACTTTCCGATCATCGCCAAACTGATCGATCCCTCCGGATTCCCAGATTAG
- a CDS encoding ABC transporter substrate-binding protein — MKLRWMMAAVLAVQTGTVFAADNVIRIGVLNDQSGVFADNGGRGSVAAAKLAAEDFGNELLGKKIEIISADHQNKPDIASATARKWFDNEGVDMIADGAASSAGFAILEVAKQKNRIFVISGPGSSDFTGKSCSPVSFHFNYDTYALSKLTSDAITRAGGKTWYFVTADYAFGHALQRDATKFIEAAGGKVIGSAAHPLGTADFASFLLQAQGSKADVVGLATSGADVQTAIKQAGEFGVVEGGQKLAGLLVFITDVDSLGLKVTQGLQVTTSFYWDLNEETRAWSKRYAALMNGKVASMVQAGVYSGVHHYLAAVKAAGTTDATVVAAKMHEMKVNDAYNKDVAIRPDGRVLHTMYLVQVKKPEESKYKYDYYKVVSSKPGEEVFRPMSEGGCPLVK, encoded by the coding sequence ATGAAGTTGCGTTGGATGATGGCGGCCGTTCTGGCCGTCCAGACGGGCACCGTGTTTGCGGCGGACAATGTGATCAGGATCGGCGTGCTCAACGACCAGTCCGGCGTGTTCGCCGACAATGGCGGGCGCGGCTCGGTCGCCGCGGCAAAGCTCGCAGCGGAAGACTTTGGCAACGAACTGCTCGGCAAGAAGATCGAGATCATCTCGGCTGATCACCAGAACAAGCCGGACATTGCCTCGGCCACCGCGCGAAAATGGTTCGACAATGAGGGTGTCGACATGATCGCGGACGGCGCGGCCTCCTCGGCAGGTTTTGCCATCCTGGAGGTCGCCAAGCAGAAGAACAGGATCTTTGTGATCTCGGGTCCCGGCTCGTCCGATTTCACCGGAAAGTCCTGCTCGCCCGTCAGCTTTCACTTCAACTACGACACCTACGCGCTGTCGAAGCTGACTAGCGATGCGATCACGCGTGCCGGCGGCAAGACCTGGTATTTCGTCACGGCCGACTACGCATTCGGCCACGCGCTCCAGCGTGACGCCACCAAATTCATCGAAGCGGCGGGCGGCAAGGTGATTGGCTCGGCCGCGCATCCGCTCGGCACCGCCGACTTCGCTTCGTTCCTGTTGCAGGCGCAGGGCTCGAAAGCCGACGTGGTCGGGCTCGCGACCTCGGGCGCGGACGTGCAAACCGCAATCAAGCAGGCCGGCGAGTTCGGCGTCGTCGAGGGCGGCCAGAAGCTCGCCGGTCTCCTCGTCTTCATCACTGACGTGGATTCGCTGGGACTGAAGGTTACCCAGGGCCTGCAGGTGACGACCTCGTTCTATTGGGATCTCAACGAGGAGACCCGCGCCTGGTCGAAGCGCTATGCGGCACTGATGAACGGCAAGGTCGCGAGCATGGTGCAGGCCGGCGTCTATAGCGGCGTCCATCACTATCTCGCCGCCGTTAAGGCCGCGGGCACCACGGATGCGACGGTCGTCGCTGCAAAGATGCACGAGATGAAGGTCAACGACGCCTACAACAAGGACGTTGCGATCCGTCCTGACGGGCGCGTGCTGCACACGATGTATCTGGTGCAGGTGAAGAAGCCGGAGGAGTCCAAATACAAGTACGACTACTACAAGGTCGTCAGTTCCAAGCCGGGCGAAGAGGTGTTCCGGCCGATGAGCGAAGGCGGTTGTCCGCTTGTGAAGTAA
- a CDS encoding alpha/beta fold hydrolase, protein MSGIIEPIVGRYVHVEIDGEINRIYFEENGSGIPLVCLHTAGSDARQWRHLLADEEFTKNFRVIAFDMPWHGKSNPPDSQYGSEYRLTTASYTATIRAFCKALKLERPVVMGCSIGGRIVLNLAIEHAREFRALIGLESADFQQPWYDTAWLNRPDIHGGEVCAALVSGLIAPNGPDASRNETLWGYKQGGPGIFKGDLYFYRVDGDLRGRTSAIEVDQCPLYLLTGEYDFSCTPEDTLRTAAGIPGAKVTVMDRLGHFPMSENPAQFRRYIGPVLQEILGKQNW, encoded by the coding sequence ATGAGCGGCATCATCGAACCGATCGTCGGCCGTTACGTACACGTCGAGATCGACGGCGAGATCAACCGGATCTATTTCGAGGAGAACGGCAGCGGCATTCCGCTGGTCTGTTTGCACACGGCAGGTTCCGACGCCCGGCAGTGGCGCCATCTGCTCGCGGATGAGGAGTTCACAAAAAACTTCCGCGTCATCGCCTTCGACATGCCTTGGCACGGCAAGTCCAATCCGCCCGATAGCCAATATGGCAGCGAATATCGCCTGACCACCGCGAGTTACACCGCAACCATCCGCGCCTTCTGCAAGGCGCTCAAGCTGGAGCGGCCGGTGGTGATGGGCTGCTCGATCGGTGGCCGCATCGTGCTCAATCTTGCTATCGAACATGCGCGTGAATTTCGCGCGCTGATCGGGCTTGAGTCAGCGGACTTCCAGCAGCCCTGGTACGACACGGCCTGGCTCAACCGCCCTGACATTCACGGCGGCGAGGTCTGCGCGGCGCTGGTCTCCGGGCTGATCGCGCCGAATGGTCCCGATGCCTCACGTAACGAGACGCTGTGGGGCTACAAGCAGGGCGGCCCCGGCATCTTCAAAGGCGACCTCTATTTCTACCGGGTCGATGGCGATCTGCGCGGACGCACCAGCGCTATCGAAGTCGACCAGTGCCCGCTTTATCTCTTGACCGGTGAGTACGATTTTTCCTGCACGCCGGAGGACACGCTACGCACCGCTGCCGGCATCCCCGGTGCCAAGGTGACCGTGATGGACCGGCTCGGCCATTTTCCGATGAGTGAGAACCCGGCGCAGTTCCGTCGCTACATCGGGCCGGTGCTGCAAGAAATCCTAGGCAAGCAAAATTGGTAA
- the ybaK gene encoding Cys-tRNA(Pro) deacylase: MSKVTPATRALDAAGVSFSVHTYDYDPDAESIGLQAAAALGEDPARVLKTLMALVDGKPVCVVVPSDQEVSMKKLAAAAGGRSAQMMKPPEAERVTGYKVGGISPFGQRKLVRTVIEQSALAHDQVFLNGGQRGLQVRLKPTDVRDVLKTVVADVLA; this comes from the coding sequence ATGTCCAAAGTCACCCCAGCCACGCGCGCGCTCGATGCCGCCGGAGTCTCCTTCTCCGTTCACACATACGACTACGACCCTGATGCCGAGAGCATCGGGCTCCAGGCGGCGGCCGCGCTCGGCGAGGACCCGGCGCGCGTCCTGAAGACGCTGATGGCGCTGGTGGACGGCAAGCCGGTCTGCGTCGTCGTTCCGTCCGACCAGGAAGTCTCGATGAAGAAGCTTGCCGCTGCTGCCGGCGGAAGGTCCGCACAGATGATGAAGCCGCCCGAAGCCGAGCGCGTCACCGGCTACAAGGTTGGCGGCATCAGCCCGTTCGGGCAGCGCAAGCTTGTGCGCACTGTGATCGAGCAGAGCGCGCTCGCGCATGACCAGGTCTTTCTCAACGGTGGCCAGCGCGGCTTGCAGGTGCGGCTCAAGCCCACCGACGTGCGGGATGTCCTGAAAACGGTCGTGGCGGATGTGCTCGCCTGA
- the fdhF gene encoding formate dehydrogenase subunit alpha, giving the protein MTKVTFELDGKQVEANPGETIWQVAMRQGREIPHLCYSPAPDYRPDGNCRACMVEIEGERVLAASCKRTPSVGMKVKTESARAVSAQKMVMELLVADQPARETSHDPDSKFWHWAETTGVTESRFPAAERWATDASHPAMRVNLDACIQCGLCVRACREVQVNDVIGMAYRNHGSKIVFDFDDPMGESTCVACGECVQACPTGALMPAVMLDEKQTRVTYADRKVDSLCPFCGVGCQVTYEVKDEKVIYAEGRDGPANHNRLCVKGRFGFDYIHHPHRLTKPLVRLPNAKKDSNDQVDPANPFTHFREASWEEALDIAAKGLVKIRDEKGVKALAGFGSAKGSNEEAYLFQKLVRTGFGSNNVDHCTRLCHASSVAALFEGLSSGAVSAPFAAAMDAEVIIVIGANPTVNHPVAATFIKNAVKQNGAKLFVMDPRRQTLSRHATRHLQFKPGSDVAMLNAMINTIITEGLTDDQYIAGYTEGFEDLKEKIKEFTPEKMEAICGIPAQTLREVARIYARAKSSIIFWGMGISQHVHGTDNARCLIALALITGQVGRPGTGLHPLRGQNNVQGASDAGLIPMFLPDYQPVSRDDLRGAFEKMWDQDLDPVRGLTVVEIMNAIHAGEIKGMYIEGENPAMSDPDLQHARQALAMLDHLVVQDLFVTETAFHADVILPASAFAEKEGSFTNTDRRVQLARQVVKPPGDARQDLWIIQEIGKRMGLPWNYAGPGDVFTEMAELMPSLKNITWERLVREGAVTYPVDGPDVPGNEIIFTTGFPTASGRGKIVPAKVIPPDEVPDAEYPMVLSTGRVLEHWHTGSMTRRAQVLDQIEPEAVAFMSPKDMRKKKLAPGDFIRLETRRGAVEVKVRSDRDVPENMVFMPFCYAEAAANLLTNPALDPFGKIPEFKFCAARAERAEMRDAAE; this is encoded by the coding sequence ATGACCAAGGTTACATTCGAACTCGACGGCAAGCAGGTCGAAGCCAATCCCGGCGAGACGATCTGGCAGGTCGCAATGCGCCAGGGCCGCGAGATCCCGCATCTGTGCTATTCGCCGGCGCCCGACTATCGCCCCGACGGCAATTGCCGCGCCTGCATGGTCGAGATCGAGGGTGAGCGCGTGCTGGCTGCGTCCTGCAAGCGCACGCCGTCGGTCGGCATGAAGGTGAAAACCGAGAGCGCGCGCGCCGTGTCGGCGCAAAAGATGGTGATGGAGCTGCTCGTCGCCGACCAGCCGGCGCGCGAGACCTCGCACGATCCGGACTCGAAATTCTGGCATTGGGCCGAGACGACAGGCGTCACCGAGAGCCGCTTCCCCGCCGCCGAGCGCTGGGCGACCGACGCCAGCCATCCGGCGATGCGCGTCAATCTCGATGCCTGCATCCAGTGCGGCCTGTGCGTGCGCGCCTGCCGCGAGGTTCAGGTCAACGACGTCATTGGCATGGCCTATCGCAACCACGGCTCGAAGATCGTGTTCGACTTCGACGATCCCATGGGCGAGTCCACTTGCGTTGCCTGCGGCGAATGCGTGCAGGCCTGCCCGACCGGCGCGTTGATGCCGGCCGTGATGCTCGACGAGAAGCAAACGCGTGTCACCTATGCCGACCGGAAGGTCGACTCGCTCTGCCCGTTCTGCGGCGTCGGCTGCCAGGTCACCTACGAGGTCAAGGACGAGAAGGTGATCTATGCTGAGGGCCGCGACGGCCCCGCCAATCACAATCGTCTCTGCGTCAAGGGCCGCTTCGGCTTCGACTACATCCACCACCCGCATCGGCTGACAAAGCCGCTGGTGCGGCTGCCGAATGCGAAGAAGGATTCCAACGACCAGGTCGATCCCGCCAATCCCTTCACCCATTTCCGCGAGGCGAGCTGGGAAGAGGCGCTCGACATCGCCGCAAAGGGTTTGGTCAAGATCCGCGACGAGAAGGGCGTGAAAGCGCTGGCCGGTTTCGGCTCGGCCAAGGGCTCCAATGAAGAGGCCTATCTGTTCCAGAAGCTGGTGCGCACCGGCTTCGGCTCCAACAATGTCGACCACTGCACCCGTCTGTGTCACGCCTCATCGGTGGCGGCGCTGTTCGAGGGGCTGAGCTCAGGCGCGGTGTCGGCGCCGTTTGCGGCCGCGATGGACGCCGAGGTCATCATCGTGATCGGCGCCAACCCGACTGTGAACCATCCCGTCGCTGCGACCTTCATCAAGAACGCCGTCAAGCAGAACGGTGCAAAACTGTTCGTGATGGATCCGCGCCGGCAGACGCTGTCGCGGCACGCGACCAGGCATCTGCAGTTCAAGCCGGGCTCCGACGTCGCCATGCTGAACGCCATGATCAACACGATCATCACCGAAGGCCTGACCGACGACCAGTACATCGCCGGCTACACCGAAGGGTTCGAGGACCTCAAGGAGAAGATCAAGGAGTTCACGCCGGAGAAGATGGAAGCGATCTGCGGCATCCCGGCACAGACGCTGCGCGAGGTCGCGCGGATCTATGCGCGCGCAAAGTCGTCGATCATCTTCTGGGGCATGGGCATCAGCCAGCACGTCCACGGCACCGACAATGCGCGCTGCCTGATCGCGCTCGCGCTGATCACCGGCCAGGTTGGCCGTCCCGGCACCGGCCTGCATCCGCTGCGCGGCCAGAACAACGTGCAGGGCGCCTCCGACGCCGGCCTGATCCCGATGTTCCTGCCGGATTATCAGCCCGTCAGCCGCGACGATTTGCGCGGGGCTTTTGAAAAGATGTGGGACCAGGATCTCGATCCCGTCCGCGGTCTCACCGTGGTCGAGATCATGAACGCGATCCATGCCGGCGAGATCAAGGGCATGTATATCGAGGGCGAGAACCCCGCGATGTCGGATCCCGATCTTCAGCATGCGCGGCAGGCGCTCGCCATGCTCGATCATCTCGTGGTGCAGGATCTCTTCGTCACCGAGACCGCGTTCCACGCCGACGTCATCCTGCCGGCCTCTGCCTTCGCGGAGAAGGAGGGCTCGTTCACCAACACGGATCGCCGCGTGCAGCTCGCGCGCCAGGTCGTCAAGCCGCCCGGCGATGCGCGGCAGGATCTCTGGATCATCCAGGAGATCGGCAAGCGCATGGGCCTGCCCTGGAATTATGCCGGTCCGGGCGATGTCTTCACCGAGATGGCAGAACTGATGCCGTCGCTGAAAAACATCACCTGGGAGCGGTTGGTGCGCGAAGGCGCCGTCACCTACCCCGTCGACGGTCCCGACGTGCCCGGCAACGAGATCATCTTCACCACGGGCTTCCCGACCGCCAGCGGTCGCGGCAAGATCGTGCCGGCCAAGGTCATTCCGCCCGACGAGGTGCCGGACGCCGAATATCCGATGGTGCTCTCGACCGGCCGCGTGCTCGAGCATTGGCACACCGGCTCGATGACGCGCCGCGCGCAAGTGCTCGACCAGATCGAGCCGGAGGCGGTCGCCTTCATGTCGCCGAAGGACATGCGAAAGAAGAAGCTCGCGCCGGGCGATTTCATCCGGCTCGAGACCCGCCGCGGCGCCGTCGAGGTCAAGGTCCGCTCCGACCGCGACGTGCCGGAGAACATGGTGTTCATGCCGTTCTGCTACGCGGAGGCGGCGGCGAACCTGCTCACGAACCCGGCGCTCGATCCGTTCGGCAAGATCCCGGAGTTCAAATTCTGCGCGGCGAGAGCCGAGCGGGCCGAGATGCGGGACGCGGCGGAGTAG
- a CDS encoding NADH-ubiquinone oxidoreductase-F iron-sulfur binding region domain-containing protein, whose protein sequence is MSSNDDVHKVREFEHPGEGRRRAKATPKGRQVDPTAAHEIEQLLGDRPRRRDLLIEYLHLIQDKYHQISAAHLAALADEMKLAFAEVFETATFYAHFDVVKEGEPSIPPLTIRICDSLTCAMLGGEQLLQDLQSSAGPGIRVVRAPCVGLCDAAPVAEVGHHFVHQATAAEVLATAERGDVHAHLPAYVDYDAYVKDGGYKLLSKLRSGQITRDEILKPLEDSSLRGLGGAGFPTGRKWRAVLGEPGPRLMAVNGDEGEPGTFKDRLYLNSDPHRFLEGTLIGAHIVEASDVYIYIRDEYPAARAILEREIAKLPAGGPTLHMRRGAGAYICGEESSLLESIEGKRGLPRHKPPYPFQSGLFGLPTLINNIETLWWVRDIVEKGADWWNSHGRHERHGLRSFSVSGRVKNPGMKLAPAGITVRELIDEYCDGMADGHQFYAYLPGGASGGILPASMDDIPLDFGTLEKYGCFIGSAAIVILSQKDSVRAAALNLMKFFEDESCGQCTPCRVGTQKAALLMQKPVWNRALLEELSQAMRDASICGLGQAASNPLATVIKYFPDEFKEAAE, encoded by the coding sequence ATGAGCAGCAACGACGACGTTCACAAGGTCAGGGAATTCGAACATCCGGGCGAAGGGCGCCGGCGCGCCAAGGCCACGCCCAAGGGGCGGCAGGTCGACCCGACCGCGGCCCACGAGATCGAGCAGCTGCTCGGCGACAGACCGCGGCGTCGCGACCTGCTGATCGAATATCTGCACCTGATCCAGGACAAGTATCACCAGATTTCGGCCGCGCATCTCGCTGCGCTCGCCGACGAGATGAAGCTCGCTTTCGCCGAGGTGTTCGAGACCGCGACCTTTTACGCGCATTTCGACGTGGTGAAGGAAGGCGAGCCAAGCATCCCGCCGCTGACCATCCGGATTTGCGATTCCCTCACCTGTGCGATGCTGGGCGGCGAACAGCTGCTGCAGGACTTGCAGAGCAGTGCGGGTCCCGGCATTCGCGTGGTGCGCGCGCCCTGCGTCGGACTGTGCGACGCCGCGCCGGTCGCGGAAGTCGGCCACCATTTCGTGCATCAGGCGACAGCCGCCGAAGTGCTGGCCACGGCAGAGCGCGGCGACGTCCATGCGCACCTTCCCGCCTATGTCGACTACGACGCCTATGTGAAGGACGGCGGATACAAGCTGCTGTCGAAGCTTCGCTCGGGGCAGATCACCCGGGACGAGATCCTCAAGCCTCTGGAGGATTCCAGCCTGCGCGGTCTCGGCGGCGCAGGCTTTCCGACAGGACGTAAATGGCGCGCGGTGCTTGGCGAACCCGGTCCACGGCTCATGGCGGTCAACGGCGACGAGGGCGAACCGGGCACCTTCAAGGATCGCCTCTACCTCAACAGCGACCCGCACCGTTTCCTCGAAGGCACCCTGATCGGCGCGCACATCGTGGAGGCGTCCGACGTCTACATCTACATCCGCGACGAATATCCGGCGGCGCGCGCCATCCTCGAGCGCGAGATCGCGAAATTGCCGGCGGGCGGACCGACGCTGCACATGCGTCGCGGCGCCGGCGCCTATATCTGCGGCGAGGAATCCTCGCTGCTCGAAAGCATCGAGGGCAAGCGCGGTCTGCCCAGGCACAAGCCACCTTATCCTTTCCAGTCCGGCCTGTTCGGTCTGCCGACGCTGATCAACAACATCGAGACGCTGTGGTGGGTGCGCGACATCGTCGAGAAGGGCGCCGACTGGTGGAACAGCCACGGTCGCCACGAACGCCACGGCCTGCGCAGCTTTTCGGTGTCGGGGCGCGTGAAAAATCCCGGGATGAAGCTGGCACCCGCCGGCATCACGGTGCGCGAGCTGATCGACGAATATTGCGATGGCATGGCCGACGGCCACCAGTTCTACGCTTACCTGCCGGGCGGCGCGTCAGGGGGCATCCTGCCGGCGTCGATGGACGACATCCCGCTCGATTTCGGCACGCTGGAGAAATACGGCTGCTTCATCGGTTCCGCGGCGATCGTGATCCTGTCGCAAAAGGACAGCGTGCGCGCGGCGGCGCTGAACCTGATGAAGTTCTTCGAAGACGAGAGTTGCGGTCAGTGCACGCCGTGCCGCGTCGGCACCCAGAAGGCGGCGCTGCTGATGCAGAAACCGGTCTGGAACCGCGCGCTTCTGGAAGAATTGAGCCAGGCGATGCGCGACGCCTCGATCTGCGGGCTTGGACAGGCGGCATCGAATCCCCTGGCCACCGTGATCAAATATTTCCCTGACGAGTTCAAGGAAGCGGCCGAATGA